The following proteins come from a genomic window of Salvia hispanica cultivar TCC Black 2014 chromosome 4, UniMelb_Shisp_WGS_1.0, whole genome shotgun sequence:
- the LOC125220153 gene encoding acetylserotonin O-methyltransferase-like gives MDVKSIKEKEAEVEIWQYVFGFTPMAVVKCAIELGIADAIESRGGAVSLPDLASAVACSPFALGRIMRYLTHRGFFELHESTNQYSNTPLSLLLLKSGANTLAPLFMLEASPWMLAPWHGLSARASSNGGSGFKAAHGEEIWDFGSHNPAQSKLFNDGMACHARRAVSEIVERYGEVFEGIGCLVDVGGGDGTALHCIVEVCQWIRGINYDLPHVVSAAQQRQGVEHVAGDMFEHVPNADAAFMMVYTSSVP, from the coding sequence ATGGATGtaaaatcaatcaaagaaAAGGAGGCTGAGGTAGAAATATGGCAGTATGTATTCGGCTTCACACCAATGGCCGTAGTCAAGTGCGCAATCGAGCTCGGAATAGCCGACGCCATCGAGAGCCGCGGCGGCGCCGTGTCTCTGCCTGACCTCGCCTCCGCCGTCGCCTGCTCGCCCTTCGCCCTCGGCCGCATCATGCGGTACCTGACCCACCGCGGCTTCTTCGAGCTCCACGAATCCACAAATCAATACTCCAACACTCCcctctctctcctacttttaaaaAGCGGAGCGAATACCCTCGCTCCGCTTTTTATGCTGGAGGCCAGCCCCTGGATGCTGGCCCCGTGGCACGGGCTGTCCGCGCGCGCCTCCAGCAACGGGGGTTCGGGATTCAAGGCCGCGCACGGGGAGGAAATCTGGGACTTCGGGTCCCACAATCCGGCCCAGAGCAAGTTATTCAACGATGGGATGGCATGCCACGCCAGACGGGCGGTGTCCGAGATTGTGGAGCGGTATGGCGAGGTATTTGAAGGGATCGGTTGCTTGGTGGATGTCGGTGGAGGGGACGGCACGGCTCTCCACTGTATCGTGGAGGTGTGCCAGTGGATCCGGGGGATCAACTACGATCTCCCCCACGTTGTCTCTGCGGCTCAGCAGAGACAAGGTGTGGAGCATGTCGCTGGGGACATGTTTGAACATGTCCCTAATGCTGATGCTGCTTTCATGATGGTATATACTTCTTccgttccttaa